In one window of Candidatus Zixiibacteriota bacterium DNA:
- a CDS encoding zinc-ribbon domain-containing protein: MTNTTNTTNYKYCRNCGSEIDARAVICPKCGVATGVTMQTKNEGLAAVLSFLVPGAGQIYNGQIIKGLVLFAAQLISIVLMAIGIGFITALIVWVYAIYNAYHRAKEINTGTCKDSSPEYIPSFRSPEEIEEWYD; encoded by the coding sequence ATGACAAATACGACAAATACGACAAACTATAAATATTGCCGAAATTGCGGCAGTGAAATCGATGCGAGGGCGGTAATCTGCCCTAAATGCGGAGTAGCAACTGGCGTTACGATGCAAACAAAGAACGAAGGTCTGGCGGCGGTCTTATCTTTCCTTGTGCCCGGTGCGGGGCAAATCTACAACGGGCAGATCATAAAAGGACTTGTACTCTTCGCGGCACAGTTGATCAGCATAGTCCTTATGGCGATCGGGATAGGATTCATTACCGCTCTCATCGTTTGGGTTTACGCCATCTACAACGCATATCATCGGGCAAAAGAGATCAACACCGGGACATGCAAAGATTCCAGTCCGGAATATATCCCGTCGTTCCGAAGCCCGGAAGAGATCGAAGAATGGTACGATTGA